The following coding sequences are from one Octopus bimaculoides isolate UCB-OBI-ISO-001 chromosome 3, ASM119413v2, whole genome shotgun sequence window:
- the LOC106881949 gene encoding F-box/LRR-repeat protein 14, which produces MFVNLCLEKWHHHHHHRCIIKMESNEMEESDQYNNNNTTTCTVSSPLLFRNGNTHSINRRDENKSSPYNLSNNSKLSSRTNVESNSYSQCDPEIRTEPRRCPSESLRPISASLHQTSHSEVLLHSTGKSSSSSSSSNSKHHSHRNYHQSLYSSRHHHSHRKHYSRYKNNRSPNYQTSQQFDENIQMITNHGRRSTDNYLYNKSSRSHHNNTITNNTSCCSSSTDCGIGGNSGKVSPRLSSSDPNSNDNSPNPNLSPAPTSAITSPLPPPSPPTKSGEHVHCLFPELLVMIFCYLDVRNKGRVAQVCGRWRDAAYSRTVWRGVEAKIHLRRSNPSLFRSLAKRGIRRIQILSLKRSLRDVVAGIPDLESLNLSGCYSITDAGLGQALLYRLPLVSELNLSLCKQTTDYSLSRIAMYLKNLKVLHLGGCSLITNAGLFVISYGLVNLQSLDLRSCRYLSDQGIAYLAGLGNEITTQGNLALEHLCLQDCQKLTDQSLHYMSLGLKNLLKVNLSFCGGVTDAGLQYLAKMPSLREINLASCDLVTDTGLAHLARGGSHITSLDVSFCDKIGDGGLSRLAEGLFKLECLSLSACNISDTGISYITQNMHGLTTLNIGQCHRITDRALNLIADNLKKLSSMDLYGCTQISAKGLERIMQLPSLSSLNLGLWHKR; this is translated from the coding sequence ATGTTTGTTAACCTTTGCTTGGAGaagtggcaccaccaccaccaccacagatgtATAATAAAAATGGAGTCCAACGAAATGGAAGAGAGCGACcagtataacaacaataacacaactaCCTGTACGGTAAGCAGTCCTTTGCTTTTTAGAAATGGCAACACTCACTCAATTAATAGGCGAGACGAAAACAAAAGCAGTCCTTACAATCTATCGAATAACTCTAAGCTTTCTAGTCGAACCAATGTTGAAAGTAATTCCTATTCACAATGCGATCCTGAAATTCGAACTGAACCTCGTCGTTGTCCTTCTGAAAGTCTTCGACCAATTTCTGCTTCTCTCCACCAAACATCACATTCTGAAGTACTTTTGCATTCTACCGGtaaaagtagcagcagcagcagtagtagtaactcGAAGCATCATAGCCACCGTAACTATCACCAGTCTCTCTACAGTAGCCGTCACCACCATAGCCATCGTAAACACTACAGTCGTTACAAAAATAACCGTAGTCCTAACTATCAGACGTCTCAACAATTCGATGAAAACATCCAAATGATAACCAACCACGGACGACGATCGACAGATAACTACCTGTATAACAAAAGCAGTCGAAGTCATCACAATAATACGATCACCAATAACACAAGTTGTTGCAGTAGTAGTACTGACTGTGGCATTGGCGGCAACTCCGGCAAGGTTTCTCCGAGACTTTCTTCTTCAGACCCTAACTCCAATGACAATAGTCCAAACCCTAACTTGTCTCCAGCACCTACTTCAGCCATAACATCACCACTTCCGCCTCCGTCTCCCCCAACAAAGTCTGGAGAGCACGTCCATTGTTTGTTTCCCGAGTTATTGGTAATGATATTCTGCTATTTAGACGTGAGGAACAAAGGCCGTGTGGCCCAAGTATGTGGTCGCTGGCGGGATGCTGCCTATTCTCGCACTGTGTGGCGTGGAGTTGAAGCTAAAATTCATCTTCGTCGATCAAACCCTTCTTTATTCCGTAGCCTTGCCAAACGTGGAATTCGCAGAATTCAAATTCTGAGCTTAAAACGAAGTCTCCGTGATGTTGTAGCCGGCATTCCAGACTTAGAAAGTCTTAACCTTAGTGGATGTTATAGTATCACCGATGCTGGTCTAGGCCAAGCACTTCTCTACCGGTTGCCTTTGGTTAGTGAACTTAATCTCAGCCTGTGCAAGCAGACAACAGACTACAGCCTCAGCCGGATTGCTATGTatctaaaaaatttaaaagtattacatttagGTGGTTGTTCTCTAATAACGAATGCaggtttgtttgttatttcctaTGGATTAGTCAACTTGCAATCACTTGATTTGAGAAGCTGTCGATATCTTTCAGACCAAGGGATTGCTTACTTGGCAGGACTTGGTAATGAGATAACTACACAAGGTAACTTAGCTCTTGAACATCTTTGTTTACAGGACTGTCAGAAACTTACGGACCAGTCACTACACTATATGAGTCTTGGGTTGAAAAATTTACTTAAAGTGAACCTTAGCTTTTGTGGTGGGGTCACTGACGCAGGATTGCAGTATTTGGCTAAAATGCCCAGCCTACGTGAAATTAACCTTGCCAGCTGTGATTTAGTGACTGACACTGGACTTGCACATTTGGCACGTGGAGGCTCACACATAACATCTTTAGATGTGAGCTTTTGTGATAAAATTGGAGATGGAGGCTTGAGCCGTTTGGCTGAAGGACTCTTTAAACTTGAATGCCTCAGTTTGAGTGCATGTAACATCAGTGACACTGGTATTAGCTATATTACACAGAATATGCATGGTTTAACCACATTAAATATTGGTCAGTGTCATCGTATTACCGATCGAGCACTGAATCTAATAGCAGACAATCTGAAAAAACTGTCAAGTATGGACCTCTACGGTTGCACACAAATATCTGCAAAAGGTCTTGAAAGGATTATGCAATTACCAAGTTTATCCAGTTTAAATTTGGGTTTGTGGCACAAACGGTGA